TAGCCGCATATTTAGAACAATAATAACATCTGAAAATGTTCTAAATTTAGAAATAGAAATTTTCTTCACCTGTTCTCCACTTATCTATCAATGTTAGTTGCAGCCTTTTTACAATTTCCCTCTATAAAAGGTGATGAGTAATAAAGAAATCTCCACGCTCTCATTTTTCAACATCTCTCCAATTGCTAACAAGCAAGAAGTTTGCCCACTTAAGCTTTCTCTATTCTCTAGTTGCCAAAATCTAAGATCGTTTATTCAGGACGACCAAGAAAATGGCTGTTGGTGAAACCAAAGTTGCCCAAGAGGAATGCAAGGTTTGTTTTTCTTCTTACTTGAGTTTTTTTTATTTTGTTTAGAGTAAATGAACGGGAGAGACACATTTTTATTTTTNNNNNNNNNNNNNNNNNNNNNNNNNNNNNNNNNNNNNNNNNNNNNNNNNNNNNNNNNNNNNNNNNNNNNNNNNNNNNNNNNNNNNNNNNNNNNNNNNNNNNNNNNNNNNNNNNNNNNNNNNNNNNNNNNNNNNNNNNNNNNNNNNNNNNNNNNNNNNNNNNNNNNNNNNNNNNNNNNNNNNNNNNNNNNNNNNNNNNNNNNNNNNNNNNNNNNNNNNNNNNNNNNNNNNNNNNNNNNNNNNNNNNNNNNNNNNNNNNNNNNNNNNNNNNNNNNNNNNNNNNNNNNNNNNNNNNNNNNNNNNNNNNNNNNNNNNNNNNNNNNNNNNNNNNNNNNNNNNNNNNNNNNNNNNNNNNNNNNNNNNNNNNNNNNNNNNNNNNNNNNNNNNNNNNNNNNNNNNNNNNNNNNNNNNNNNNNNNNNNNNNNNNNNNNNNNNNNNNNNNNNNNNNNNNNNNNNNNNNNNNNNNNNNNNNNNNNNNNNNNNNNNNNNNNNNNNNNNNNNNNNNNNNNNNNNNNNNNNNNNNNNNNNNNNNNNNNNNNNNNNNNNNNNNNNNNNNNNNNNNNNNNNNNTGTTACATGTCACAACATGAATTTATTTATGCGAAAAGAAAGAGTATGTAATGTAAACATAGAAAATCTGACTTTCAAGGCCATGGTGATTATGACCTTTTTGAATATGGTGCAGAGCTATATGAGCAGGCTCTACAACACGAGAAAGGGTCATTAATCACTTCCACTGGCGCATTGGCAACTCTTTCTGGGGCAAAGACCGGTAGGTGTCCGAAAGACAAACGTGTTGTTAAAGATGAGTCCACTGAGCAAGAGCTTTGGTGGGGAAAGTAAGTGCTTAATTTTGTTTTTTGATTGTCATGTTACTTCAATTAATGGTCTCATATTTTGATAAATACCGATGATTTTCACTTGTAGTGGTTCACCGAACATTGAAATGGATGAGCAAACTTTTATGGTCAACAGAGAAACAGCTGTGGAGTACTTGAATTCTTTGGACAAGGTTAAATTTGAATTTGATAGTAAAATTGTCCATCAATAGTTAATGTCCTTGTAGGTTTAAACAAGAAAGTGGCAATACTGATCGATCTCGAATGTTTGATCAATGTAGGTCTTTGTAAACGATCAATTTATAAACTGGGATCCGGAAAACAGAATCAAAGTGCGGATTGTCTCTGCAAAGGCTTATCATTCATTGTTCATGCATAACATGTATGTAACATACTTTCTAGTATTATGATCTCTAAAAAGGTGGAGCATTGTATGTGTTAGTTTAACTTAACACAATTGACTTGTGTGGGCAACAGGTGTATCCGACCTACACCTGAAGAGCTAGAGAATTTCGGTACTCCAGACTTCACCATATACAATGCGGGTCAGTTCCCATGTAACCGTTACACTCACTACATGACATCCTCTACTAGCGTAAACATCAATCTTGCTAGGAAGGAAATGGTTATCCTCGGTACCATGTACGCTGGGGAAATGAAGAAAGGACTTTTCAGTTTAATGCATTATCTCATGCCTAAACGACGCATCCTCTCCTTACATTCTGGCTGCAATATGGGGAAAGATGGAGATGTTGCCATTTTCTTTGGATTGTCAGGTATTGTCTTCTAAATTGTGTGACAAAAACAGTACATACATATGGCATTTGTTAGTAATGTTCTGTAAATTGCTAATGATCAGGCACTGGAAAGACAACTCTATCTACGGATCACAACAGATACTTAATTGGAGACGATGAACACTGCTGGGGTGATTATGGTGTATCAAATATTGAAGGTGGTTGTTATGCCAAGTGCATTGATCTCTCTAAAGAGAAAGAGCGCGACATCTGGAATGCCATCAAGTTTGGGTCTGGTAAGACCTTATTCTCACTTCTTGTATTATGTAAATATGAAGATGAATTTTCTGATCTCCCTTCTTGTTTAATCATGTGAGTTTACTTGAAGTCATAAGAAAGTATGATTTAAATGATCTCGTTTGCAGTGCTGGAAAATGTCACATTCGATAAGCATACACGAGAGGTGGATTATAGTGATGGTTCTATTACAGGTAAATATCAGCTGTTTGAGTTTCAACACAAATATTACAAGTGAATTGAGTGGTTTGTTCTTGTTGCAGAGAATACTCGAGTAGCATATCCTATCGAGTATATCCCCAACGCAAAAATACCATGTGTTGGTCCTCATCCAAAGAATGTGATACTTTTGGCATGTGATGCATTTGGTGTGCTCCCACCTGTGAGCAAGTTAAACTTGGCACAGACCATGTATCATTTCATTAGTGGCTATACTGCCTTGGTAACGTTTATATTCTTCCAAATTTGCTTCTGATCGAAATAGGTTAGTAACTTAGAGTCTAATGAGGCTCTTTTATAATTTACAGGTTGCTGGAACCGAAGAGGGTGTGAAGGAGCCAAGGGCAACATTCTCTGCATGTTTTGGTGCTGCGTTTCTGATGCTGCATCCTACCAAGTATGCAGCAATGCTGGCTGAGAAGATGCAGAAGCATGGTGCAACTGCATGGCTGATTAACACTGGTTGGTCTGGTGGAAGGTATGGAGGTTCATATATCATTGTAAAGTTATATTCTTATGAAGAATTACAAAATTAAGCTGAACAACATATGATTATCTCCTCCAGGTACGGATCGGGAAAGCGCATTAAGCTATCTTACACCCGAAAAATCATTGATGCCGTACACTCTGGCAGCCTCTTAAATGCAAATTACAAGAAGACTGAAGTGTTTGGACTTGAGATCCCCACTGAGATTGAGGGAGTGCCTTCAGAGATGTTGGATCCAGTGAACACTGTAAGTAACTTGTTCGCTAACCTTTTCTATATTCATTATATTGCCTAGTGTTGATGTTTTGATTTGGTTAATTGTAGTGGTCGGACAAGAAGGCATACCAGGAAACACTGCTGAAGTTGGCTGGCCTATTTAAAACCAACTTCGAGACTTTCACAAACTACAAGATTGGCAAGGACAACAAGTTGACAGAAGACATCCTCGCAGCTGGCCCAAATTTTTAGCGATGTTATGGTGGCTGCAGTAGAGAATAAGTATGAGGAGTAGTCGTTGCATTTTTTTTTCCTTCTTTTGGTTAAAATAATTCCTTGTTCAATAGGAGCAGTCGTGTTTTGTTCAGTAGTTGACCAAAATGGTCCTCTACGGCCCCTAGTTTCTATCTAATACAGCACAATGAAACATCGTTTCCTTCAGGCTTATCTCTTGCCCCTAGGGCCCCGCCCCCGCCCAAATCACTATGATCAAATTCAACAGTCATTAAATTGAGGACCACTCCACAATTTGACATAAAAGTTCCTCTAATGCACTTACCGGAATATACATAAACCAAAGGGTACTAGAAAACTGACTGATCCCCATTGAAATTAAGTGCGAACCAAGTGCTTGGCTAAATGTTCTCACATCTCAAGACCAGCTTTCATACAGTTTGCAGGCAACAAGCATTTAAGATGAAGCGAAAAGCCTAAATTAGAAAGTAAACTAAGCAAGCAGGAGTAAAGACTTCTATATATGAAGCTATGAAGGTGAAAACATAAACATAGACTTATAACCAGGTCACATTTACTGATACCGTAATTATCTGCTGGTAGACCCTTAAACATCAAATGTGGAAAGATACAGCAACAAAACCAAAGACAAGCCAGGTTTCGGGATATGGGGATGTGCTATAGTCCTCAGACAGAATCATTAGGACTCTCCTCATCTGTTTACATGTATAGGCAAAAATAGAGTGCATGCCGCAACAGTTACTAAGACTCCATGGCAAACAACTGACGAACATTCACATATAACTAAAACCGATGACAAATTGGTTGGAGTTTAATGGTTTTGGTAGTGACAATTTTTGTTCACTCTTTCCACAAATGGAAATATGACCCTTCTTTTTTACTTTATATA
Above is a window of Fragaria vesca subsp. vesca linkage group LG7, FraVesHawaii_1.0, whole genome shotgun sequence DNA encoding:
- the LOC101299905 gene encoding phosphoenolpyruvate carboxykinase [ATP]-like: MTITLSARLQKLYEQALQHEKGSLITSTGALATLSGAKTGRCPKDKRVVKDESTEQELWWGNGSPNIEMDEQTFMVNRETAVEYLNSLDKVFVNDQFINWDPENRIKVRIVSAKAYHSLFMHNMCIRPTPEELENFGTPDFTIYNAGQFPCNRYTHYMTSSTSVNINLARKEMVILGTMYAGEMKKGLFSLMHYLMPKRRILSLHSGCNMGKDGDVAIFFGLSGTGKTTLSTDHNRYLIGDDEHCWGDYGVSNIEGGCYAKCIDLSKEKERDIWNAIKFGSVLENVTFDKHTREVDYSDGSITENTRVAYPIEYIPNAKIPCVGPHPKNVILLACDAFGVLPPVSKLNLAQTMYHFISGYTALVAGTEEGVKEPRATFSACFGAAFLMLHPTKYAAMLAEKMQKHGATAWLINTGWSGGRYGSGKRIKLSYTRKIIDAVHSGSLLNANYKKTEVFGLEIPTEIEGVPSEMLDPVNTWSDKKAYQETLLKLAGLFKTNFETFTNYKIGKDNKLTEDILAAGPNF